In the Vicugna pacos chromosome 24, VicPac4, whole genome shotgun sequence genome, one interval contains:
- the MC2R gene encoding adrenocorticotropic hormone receptor: MVQQAVHLSGSANDTAGNRSDCPHVVLPEELFFTISVIGVLENLMVLLAVIRNKNLQSPTYLFICSLAMSDMLGSLYKVLENVLIVLRNRGHLEPRGRFETTADDVVDSLFVLSLLGSICSLCVIAADRYLTIFHALQYPRIVTLRRAALVLAVIWACCTASGIAIVAFFHHVPTVIAFTALFPLMLAVTLCLYVHMFLLARSHARRTTTLPRANMRGALTLTVLLGVFIVCWAPFVLHVLLVTFCPADPYCACYMSLFQVNGMLIMCNAVIDPFIYAFRSPELRDAFKKMVFCSRSQ; the protein is encoded by the coding sequence ATGGTGCAGCAGGCTGTCCATCTGTCCGGCAGCGCCAATGACACGGCAGGAAATCGTTCCGACTGTCCTCACGTGGTTCTGCCGGAAGAGCTGTTTTTCACCATATCTGTCATCGGGGTCTTGGAGAATCTGATGGTCCTCCTGGCTGTGATCCGGAATAAGAACCTTCAGTCGCCCACGTACCTCTTCATCTGCAGCCTGGCCATGTCTGACATGCTGGGCAGCTTGTACAAAGTCCTGGAAAACGTCCTGATTGTGCTCAGAAACAGGGGGCACCTCGAGCCTCGGGGCCGCTTCGAGACCACAGCAGACGATGTGGTCGACTCCCTGTTCGTCCTCTCCCTGCTGGGCTCCATCTGCAGCCTGTGTGTGATCGCGGCCGACCGCTACCTCACCATCTTCCACGCCCTGCAGTACCCCCGCATCGTGACCCTGCGCCGTGCCGCCCTGGTCCTGGCGGTCATCTGGGCCTGCTGCACAGCCAGCGGCATCGCCATCGTGGCCTTCTTCCATCACGTGCCCACGGTGATCGCCTTCACGGCGCTGTTTCCTCTGATGCTGGCCGTCACCCTGTGCCTCTATGTGCACATGTTCCTGCTGGCCCGCTCCCACGCCAGGAGGACCACCACCCTCCCCAGGGCCAACATGAGAGGGGCCCtcacactgaccgtcctgctcggGGTCTTCATCGTCTGCTGGGCCCCCTTTGTCCTGCACGTCCTCCTGGTGACGTTCTGCCCTGCCGACCCCTACTGTGCCTGCTACATGTCCCTCTTCCAGGTGAACGGCATGCTAATCATGTGCAACGCTGTCATCGACCCCTTCATATACGCCTTCCGGAGCCCGGAGCTCAGGGACGCGTTCAAGAAGATGGTCTTCTGCAGCAGGAGCCAGTAG